The segment TCGTCGCCTTCATGACCGCCGGCGACTCCCCCGCGCTCGCCTCGTTCATCAAGTACGTCACGCAGCCCGCGGGGCAGATCTTCCTCCGCCTCCTCTTCATGCTCGTCGTCCC is part of the Acidobacteriota bacterium genome and harbors:
- a CDS encoding dicarboxylate/amino acid:cation symporter is translated as MRLPLHTKMILGVTTGAVSGVVAFMTAGDSPALASFIKYVTQPAGQIFLRLLFMLVVP